The Leguminivora glycinivorella isolate SPB_JAAS2020 chromosome 1, LegGlyc_1.1, whole genome shotgun sequence genome includes a region encoding these proteins:
- the LOC125229012 gene encoding uncharacterized protein LOC125229012 → MTISFKISQTKNYGGRRKVCFVEGDQVLVKHIFSNGNKHVWKKGCIQKLIGNKMYLVRIIDLNILVKKHVDQLLLYKGNNSVGTTSDTQDISSDLEITINESLSPSHDAVSPPAIEGQTSDSSLVESGNNLDEPCQSLIPREGVPPDSIVPPAATSVAQNDVFLDGEAEGTETTLDPMTHADRRNIRATRNPNPVYR, encoded by the exons ATGACGATATCATTCAAG ATCTCACAAACTAAGAACTATGGAGGGCGGCGCAAGGTGTGTTTTGTGGAAGGAGATCAGGTGTtagttaaacatatatttagtaACGGAAATAAGCACGTATGGAAAAAAGGTTGTATACAAAAACTTATAGGTAATAAAATGTACTTAGTTCGTATAATAGATTTAAATATATTAGTTAAGAAACATGTAGATCAGTTACTATTGTATAAAGGTAATAATAGCGTAGGTACTACTAGTGATACCCAAGATATTTCATCTGACCTGGAAATAACAATCAACGAGTCGTTATCTCCAAGTCATGATGCAGTGTCACCTCCAGCGATTGAAGGCCAGACCTCTGACTCAAGTTTAGTTGAAAGTGGAAATAATTTAGATGAGCCTTGCCAGTCGCTGATACCACGGGAAGGTGTACCCCCCGACTCCATAGTCCCGCCTGCTGCCACATCGGTGGCCCAGAATGATGTTTTTCTAGACGGTGAGGCGGAGGGTACCGAGACTACCTTAGACCCTATGACGCATGCAGATCGTCGTAATATCCGTGCCACTCGCAATCCTAACCCAGTGTACAGATAA